A window of the Natronomonas salina genome harbors these coding sequences:
- a CDS encoding RNA-guided endonuclease InsQ/TnpB family protein produces the protein MRRTNTFAVRPRSKANERLLRELLDASASLWNALNYERRQNFFAGESVWDTADYRKQYVGVLGSATAQQVIRKNSEAWRSFFAARENGEDTAPPGYWGNEEEGRELRTYIRNDLYTLEIGERSRLEIPVGQDLKAEYGLGYHERQRLEVAGNPKWDGEQGRLELSYDEVDDTFRTFQPVTVDDSRRDSPRAEESAALDVGANTLVACTTTTGQQYCYEGRDLFARFRETTEEIARLQSKLPEDRYSSRRIRRLYRTRTRRRDHAQDALVRDLIERLYDEGIATVYVGDLREVLSAHWSAEVNEKTHLFWAYRAFIDRLATTAEEYGITTEVTSEAYTTMECPACGERNQTERRGDVFRCPCGFEGHADLGASRTFLEQQAGEDVVRSMARPVRLQWDNHEWRSTTDAPPIRWPNPNEERTNQSTPEGKLATGGTA, from the coding sequence GTGAGGCGAACCAACACGTTCGCGGTGCGCCCGCGCTCCAAGGCAAACGAGCGATTACTCCGTGAGTTGTTGGACGCCTCCGCCAGCCTCTGGAACGCACTGAACTACGAACGCCGCCAAAACTTCTTCGCCGGCGAATCTGTGTGGGACACCGCCGATTATCGAAAACAGTACGTCGGCGTGCTCGGCTCCGCGACTGCCCAGCAGGTCATCCGGAAGAACAGCGAGGCGTGGCGGTCGTTCTTCGCCGCCCGCGAGAACGGCGAGGACACCGCCCCGCCTGGCTACTGGGGGAACGAGGAGGAGGGCCGAGAGTTGCGAACATATATTCGCAACGACCTGTACACGCTCGAAATCGGCGAGCGATCACGGCTCGAGATTCCGGTCGGCCAAGACCTCAAAGCCGAGTACGGGCTTGGCTATCACGAGCGACAGCGCCTCGAAGTCGCTGGTAATCCGAAGTGGGACGGCGAGCAGGGCCGGTTGGAGTTGTCCTACGACGAGGTCGACGACACGTTCAGGACCTTTCAACCCGTCACAGTAGACGATTCACGACGGGATTCACCACGAGCCGAGGAATCGGCTGCCCTGGACGTCGGTGCGAACACCCTCGTCGCCTGTACAACCACTACTGGCCAGCAATATTGCTACGAGGGCCGTGATCTCTTTGCGCGGTTCCGGGAGACGACCGAGGAGATCGCGCGGCTCCAGTCGAAACTTCCTGAGGACCGCTATAGCAGTCGTCGGATTAGACGCCTCTACCGCACGCGAACTCGTCGTCGTGACCACGCACAGGACGCGCTCGTCCGTGATCTCATCGAGCGGCTGTACGACGAGGGCATAGCGACGGTGTATGTGGGCGATCTCAGAGAGGTGCTGTCAGCGCACTGGTCGGCGGAGGTCAACGAGAAAACCCACCTGTTTTGGGCGTATCGTGCGTTCATCGATCGGCTCGCCACCACCGCCGAAGAGTACGGCATCACCACCGAGGTTACATCGGAAGCCTACACGACGATGGAATGTCCGGCGTGTGGTGAGCGAAATCAGACGGAGCGGCGCGGCGACGTTTTTCGGTGTCCGTGTGGCTTTGAGGGCCACGCTGATCTGGGAGCGTCGCGGACGTTCCTCGAACAGCAGGCTGGCGAGGACGTAGTCAGGTCGATGGCACGGCCCGTGCGCCTCCAGTGGGACAATCACGAGTGGCGTTCGACCACAGACGCCCCACCCATACGGTGGCCAAATCCCAACGAGGAGCGCACAAACCAGAGTACCCCCGAGGGGAAACTTGCCACCGGGGGAACGGCATAG
- a CDS encoding SatD family protein, protein MTDNGANSAFVALIGDIRGSRELDDRQDVQQEFKRVVDSLNEHLPDDVIASRFTVTTGDEFQGLLTDASAAVEAAVSVSDQFHPVRLRFGLGRGDLDTEVNPNQAIGMDGPCFHQARDAIHSARENGAWLRVGGWSNGLDGHVNSMFDLVQCVREGWTERQVQFAVALKEEGAQNRVAERFGVSKSTVSESLSAGHVQEVRTAERSLATLLQDRLAGADVP, encoded by the coding sequence ATGACTGATAACGGTGCCAACTCTGCATTCGTCGCCCTGATCGGTGATATTCGTGGCTCCCGGGAGCTAGACGATCGACAGGACGTTCAACAGGAGTTCAAGAGGGTCGTCGACTCGCTCAACGAGCATCTTCCGGACGACGTGATCGCCTCACGGTTCACCGTGACGACCGGCGACGAGTTCCAGGGGCTCCTCACCGATGCGTCGGCTGCCGTCGAAGCAGCAGTTTCGGTGAGCGATCAGTTCCACCCTGTCCGACTCCGCTTCGGGCTCGGCCGCGGTGACCTGGACACCGAGGTGAATCCGAATCAAGCGATCGGCATGGATGGCCCCTGCTTCCACCAGGCTCGGGACGCGATCCATTCGGCTCGAGAGAACGGGGCCTGGCTACGCGTCGGCGGGTGGTCGAACGGCCTCGATGGCCACGTCAACTCGATGTTTGACCTGGTACAGTGCGTCCGGGAGGGATGGACGGAACGCCAGGTCCAGTTCGCGGTAGCCCTGAAAGAGGAGGGGGCCCAGAACCGCGTCGCAGAGCGCTTCGGCGTCTCGAAATCGACCGTCAGTGAATCACTCAGTGCCGGCCACGTCCAGGAGGTACGTACTGCCGAACGTTCGCTCGCAACGCTGTTACAGGATCGCCTGGCCGGAGCTGACGTCCCATGA
- a CDS encoding DUF3307 domain-containing protein, whose amino-acid sequence MSGWLTALGPAGTALALLLLGHVLGDFVVQTDEIATNKHRVGPLLTHAGIVTLVHLVAFLPLLTPRTALLVAFVGGFHLLIDAVSARVRHRAASTAPHLFLGDQLAHLLVLLGGWFLLAPSTWTAAPVVAALGDVGRLPWTELTTGAVYVSAFVFAHEGGNTIVRGVLPKQAPDSAADDLAVGYLIGTLERWIILLLGVAGLWEAIAIVVAVESIARFEELKQRAFAEYFLVGTLTSVLVAIALVVLVSVLV is encoded by the coding sequence ATGAGCGGCTGGTTGACCGCGCTCGGCCCTGCGGGAACCGCCCTCGCGTTGCTCCTCTTGGGCCATGTCCTCGGCGATTTCGTCGTTCAGACAGACGAGATAGCCACGAACAAGCACCGAGTCGGTCCCCTCCTCACCCACGCCGGGATCGTAACTCTCGTCCATCTCGTCGCATTCCTTCCACTATTGACTCCCCGGACGGCGCTGCTCGTGGCGTTCGTCGGCGGCTTCCACCTCCTCATCGACGCCGTCTCCGCTCGCGTACGACATCGAGCGGCGTCGACCGCGCCGCACCTCTTTCTCGGTGATCAGCTGGCCCACCTCCTCGTCCTCCTCGGGGGCTGGTTCCTGCTGGCCCCCTCGACCTGGACAGCCGCACCAGTGGTCGCTGCCCTCGGTGACGTGGGCCGACTGCCTTGGACCGAGCTGACCACCGGAGCGGTGTACGTCTCCGCGTTCGTCTTCGCTCACGAAGGCGGGAACACCATCGTGCGTGGCGTCCTGCCGAAGCAGGCCCCCGACTCCGCGGCGGATGATCTGGCGGTGGGGTACCTCATCGGGACTCTTGAACGGTGGATTATCCTCCTCCTCGGGGTCGCTGGCCTGTGGGAGGCGATCGCCATTGTCGTCGCTGTGGAGTCGATCGCTCGGTTCGAGGAGCTGAAGCAACGCGCGTTCGCCGAGTACTTCCTCGTCGGCACGTTGACCAGCGTCCTGGTGGCAATCGCCCTGGTCGTCCTGGTATCAGTCCTGGTTTGA
- a CDS encoding helix-turn-helix transcriptional regulator, whose translation MSTELGTAEGTDTRELVHFVTQQTRFTLVNNILQHPEQLPSMYELEALNPSVSDATVYKHIQKLIDAGIVEEVALDDDRRRQGYPWKFYGLTEAGRAFLEEHNLLAAEETLQRIYETISDKPEKMIKYEDAPRPTDA comes from the coding sequence ATGAGCACCGAACTGGGGACCGCTGAAGGAACAGATACACGTGAACTCGTTCACTTCGTCACACAACAGACGCGGTTTACGCTCGTCAACAACATCCTCCAGCACCCCGAACAGCTCCCGTCGATGTACGAACTCGAGGCGCTCAACCCCAGCGTGAGCGACGCTACCGTCTACAAGCACATCCAGAAGCTGATCGACGCCGGCATCGTCGAGGAGGTCGCACTCGACGACGATCGACGCCGACAGGGGTATCCCTGGAAGTTCTACGGCCTCACCGAGGCGGGCCGAGCCTTCCTGGAAGAGCACAATCTGCTCGCCGCCGAGGAGACCCTCCAGCGAATCTACGAGACCATCTCAGACAAACCCGAGAAGATGATCAAATACGAGGACGCACCTCGCCCGACCGACGCGTGA
- a CDS encoding O-antigen ligase family protein — translation MGRTGQRTGVGEHLFQAVGWRLGGLGLLAVLGISVLGVAAGGPEWVAPRHVTTAVLLLAGAAIGWQYLQLEWAAIDSDLVPYRVGLHLLLLVVLFGVLYQSWTPGYGLVVGRAAASLIVFVVLIAFCVLAGDPRRYSVLQWVVISGVATVVGIFFYHGLGIAATSGQARQPFWYGTIMAVGLVVLPQYLSRGQFLWAISRFVAGLVVLTLPMYVVGEYTLLGFPFRFHGAYTIPVIGQEVQATRSLFVNRNAFATVVFAGFIAAIGDVYQTYLRGRAVWSLGLPILLVGINGVGLAVSYGRALWVITPMALGIYFLYVALGRRAVPIAVVGGFLYLLGGIVAVQSGLLPLPEGTPTRADRWYPSIAAILDQRSVLGAGFVDPGSYIAPYQGGAEFSPHNSYLTVTIRAGLLGGIAYVGLVATSLLAGLLEAWAGDSDSDASVAMLALAVGYTAHQLFEAYTLFNWSSSTVLAILVFGFLVFGGVERTSKPSGPEAVDAAKHT, via the coding sequence ATGGGTCGAACGGGGCAGCGCACTGGTGTCGGGGAGCATCTCTTCCAAGCGGTCGGTTGGCGACTCGGCGGGCTCGGCCTGCTGGCCGTCCTGGGGATATCGGTTCTCGGTGTGGCTGCTGGCGGCCCGGAGTGGGTGGCGCCACGGCACGTCACCACTGCGGTCTTGCTGCTGGCCGGCGCCGCAATCGGCTGGCAGTACCTCCAGCTGGAGTGGGCGGCAATCGACTCCGACCTGGTGCCGTACCGCGTCGGGTTGCATCTCCTGTTGCTCGTCGTGCTGTTCGGCGTCCTCTATCAGAGCTGGACGCCCGGGTACGGACTTGTCGTCGGTCGAGCGGCGGCCTCTCTGATCGTGTTCGTGGTCTTGATCGCGTTCTGTGTGTTGGCTGGCGATCCGCGGCGGTACTCCGTCCTGCAGTGGGTCGTGATCAGCGGTGTGGCGACGGTGGTGGGCATCTTCTTCTATCACGGCCTTGGAATCGCGGCGACGAGTGGGCAGGCACGCCAGCCGTTCTGGTACGGGACGATCATGGCCGTCGGGCTCGTGGTCCTCCCGCAGTATCTCTCTCGCGGGCAGTTCCTGTGGGCGATCTCCCGGTTCGTCGCGGGCCTGGTGGTGTTGACGCTGCCGATGTACGTCGTCGGCGAGTACACGTTACTCGGCTTCCCGTTCCGGTTCCACGGCGCCTACACCATCCCTGTGATCGGCCAGGAGGTCCAGGCCACCCGGTCGCTGTTCGTCAACCGGAACGCCTTCGCCACGGTGGTGTTCGCTGGGTTCATCGCCGCCATCGGCGACGTGTATCAGACCTACCTGCGAGGACGCGCAGTCTGGAGTCTGGGGCTCCCGATCCTGCTGGTCGGTATCAACGGCGTCGGGCTCGCCGTCTCCTACGGGCGGGCGCTGTGGGTGATCACGCCGATGGCGCTCGGCATCTACTTCCTGTACGTCGCGCTCGGTCGTCGCGCCGTGCCCATCGCTGTCGTCGGTGGGTTCCTCTATCTCCTCGGTGGTATCGTCGCCGTCCAGAGTGGTCTTCTGCCGTTGCCGGAGGGCACGCCGACGCGTGCTGATCGGTGGTATCCATCCATCGCGGCGATCCTCGATCAGCGATCGGTGCTCGGCGCGGGGTTCGTCGATCCGGGGTCGTACATCGCGCCGTATCAGGGCGGGGCGGAATTCAGCCCGCACAACTCGTATCTCACGGTCACAATCCGGGCTGGATTGCTCGGCGGGATCGCCTATGTTGGACTGGTCGCGACGAGTCTGCTGGCCGGGCTGTTGGAGGCGTGGGCTGGCGATTCGGACTCGGATGCCAGTGTCGCCATGCTCGCTCTCGCTGTCGGCTATACTGCCCACCAGCTGTTCGAGGCCTACACGCTCTTCAACTGGAGCAGCAGTACCGTCCTCGCCATCCTCGTCTTCGGGTTCCTCGTCTTCGGCGGTGTCGAGCGGACCAGCAAGCCATCGGGCCCTGAAGCGGTTGATGCCGCGAAGCATACGTAG
- a CDS encoding ATP-binding protein, producing the protein MPETGAHLVEMRRYLRIQPAETALTAETVQRSLAALHETVAEPGRLGGIEYPTYEVLLAATGTTGDAGTRSLEWYVGVTPDDHLAATRRTLQQILPAAYDVHDCEASYVDLLNLPLADDYDPETAAPEYAPLEDWEPAGVEYHGVGTRPKDWQYPLEPMESFAGVADSDPDWPFARVFDGLASGDAPALFQLLVEPKPDWSYDRDARIRAIEGRRDLWRHSIANAIAEAFSGPSDREPQRSRTARSTATSTSSSPSTSASSSSKPSYRRESSYGEPSRDPSPTTGGSGGSDGDSSSHTASDRDLSRAAIERLEALERVDTQQSFTVNARAIALDTDADRADRTLRPLVNAYNPLKTTHYRVAGLQHRYGSTDANDLLTRLLSRELTTDPERLRHKIPFTPNNSPAIVAGPDALGALCITGGAALSSAARRALATTPEEKTGLPLPPREILNRYLDTEGMPVGHPRTADREPLEATVAIPPGEQSNHTAILGRSGAGKSVLAQGMSLGNDDATEGATIILDSKGDGGPETYKRMHYAKHGDLEHIYHFDCEELLPALPVLSIEPQLEAGIDRTQAVETVADHYQELIAGYMGQDNFEDASMAVDALEDIVKAMFDPIHGADAVSHIDIVHAAGRMHRTGEPPTVSDPLLQESLEAKTANDREMFDTIMGAVTRRLGKVTNDSRLTPLFTHTGIHSHNNTDTDDDDADAAPSFDFLDVLDEPCTVIIDTSGYHDDPRKLLTITLISELWRALKRRQALADPGVALPQVNLFVEEAADVASFDVLTDLLSKGRSFGVGVTPILQFPEQVREESLRAYLELHKDIGTHITGPLNDADDLASVYKTSDRDAEEMATRIASLDRGEWLVRLDAPYMEGRPRPLVCESRALPPGHPEGDAPLSDREETDYEARNTLMETRMYREYGLAVSEYAPSAAEDPDAGESIDIDIEAFEHAFDTTIPHTERLPDCVTYRPEPPYPLFCTNCETRHAPNTRGMENAITCCHDLASVDREDIPITNLDLRLTAAERRASDYSDAQLRFLCAVYMAHQRRFDADLEYDPVHDSMLRLQEYVGVDSDAVDALREDGLLKRDCTHPHRLYTVTPEGRAELQVGHREGVAHGDGKGDLSESSLHVAMIEAGCRCLRLWFVEPDDAPGARIKRYYEVDDGRLDAVVVDSDGDVVVTLEAELSNHDTRRAVPADFDKMAACDPDHAIWVVKNRAGAHDVLQALNDPAEGDTRVEKTYSENMRPIDFSIDTAGMTDVYTFQNLRDELDAP; encoded by the coding sequence ATGCCAGAGACAGGCGCTCACCTCGTCGAGATGCGTCGCTATCTCCGGATCCAGCCGGCCGAGACGGCACTGACAGCCGAGACGGTCCAGCGGTCGCTCGCGGCCCTCCACGAGACGGTCGCGGAGCCGGGACGGCTCGGCGGCATCGAGTACCCGACCTACGAGGTCCTCCTCGCCGCCACGGGCACGACCGGCGATGCCGGCACCCGCTCGCTGGAGTGGTACGTCGGCGTCACCCCCGACGACCACCTCGCGGCGACCCGGCGTACGCTCCAGCAAATTCTCCCGGCCGCCTACGACGTCCACGACTGCGAGGCGAGCTACGTCGACCTCCTCAACCTGCCGCTCGCCGACGACTACGACCCCGAGACGGCCGCCCCAGAATATGCACCGCTCGAGGACTGGGAGCCGGCCGGCGTGGAGTACCACGGCGTCGGCACCCGCCCGAAGGACTGGCAGTACCCCCTCGAGCCGATGGAGTCCTTCGCTGGCGTCGCCGACAGCGACCCTGACTGGCCGTTCGCGCGCGTCTTCGACGGCCTCGCGAGCGGCGACGCGCCGGCACTGTTCCAGCTGCTCGTCGAACCCAAACCGGACTGGTCGTACGACCGCGACGCCCGCATCCGCGCCATCGAGGGGCGACGCGACCTCTGGCGGCACTCGATCGCCAACGCCATCGCCGAGGCGTTCTCCGGCCCGAGTGACCGCGAGCCACAGCGGTCCCGGACCGCACGGTCCACAGCCACGTCCACGTCGTCGTCCCCATCCACCTCCGCATCCTCGTCCTCGAAGCCCTCGTATCGCCGCGAGTCGAGCTACGGCGAGCCCTCCAGGGACCCGTCACCCACAACCGGCGGTAGCGGTGGCAGCGATGGCGATAGCTCGTCGCACACTGCTTCCGACCGCGACCTGTCGCGGGCGGCGATCGAGCGTCTCGAGGCCCTGGAGCGCGTCGACACCCAGCAGTCGTTCACGGTCAACGCCCGCGCCATCGCCCTCGATACGGACGCCGACCGCGCCGATCGGACGCTCCGCCCGCTCGTGAACGCCTACAACCCGCTCAAGACGACGCACTATCGCGTCGCGGGCCTCCAGCACCGGTACGGGTCGACCGACGCCAACGACCTGCTCACGCGACTGCTCAGCCGCGAGCTGACGACCGACCCCGAGCGGCTCCGCCACAAGATACCGTTCACCCCGAACAACAGCCCGGCGATCGTCGCCGGGCCCGACGCCCTCGGCGCGCTCTGTATCACGGGCGGGGCGGCCCTCTCCAGTGCGGCGCGACGCGCCCTCGCGACGACGCCCGAGGAGAAGACCGGCCTCCCGCTGCCGCCACGCGAAATCTTGAACCGCTATCTCGACACCGAGGGCATGCCCGTCGGCCATCCCCGAACGGCCGACCGCGAGCCGCTCGAGGCCACCGTCGCCATCCCGCCCGGCGAGCAGTCGAACCACACGGCGATCCTGGGCCGCTCCGGCGCGGGGAAGTCGGTGCTCGCCCAGGGGATGAGCCTCGGGAACGACGACGCGACCGAGGGCGCGACCATCATCCTCGACTCGAAGGGTGACGGCGGCCCCGAGACCTACAAGCGCATGCACTACGCCAAACACGGCGACCTCGAGCACATCTATCACTTCGACTGCGAGGAGCTCCTGCCGGCGCTGCCCGTCCTCTCGATCGAGCCGCAGCTCGAGGCCGGCATCGACCGGACGCAGGCCGTCGAGACCGTCGCCGACCACTACCAGGAACTCATCGCCGGCTACATGGGCCAGGACAACTTCGAGGACGCGTCGATGGCCGTCGACGCCCTCGAGGACATCGTGAAGGCGATGTTCGACCCCATCCACGGCGCCGACGCCGTCTCCCATATCGATATCGTGCACGCGGCCGGCCGGATGCATCGCACCGGCGAGCCGCCGACCGTCTCCGACCCGCTCCTCCAGGAGAGCCTCGAGGCGAAGACCGCGAACGACCGCGAGATGTTCGACACCATCATGGGTGCCGTCACCCGCCGCCTCGGAAAGGTCACGAACGACAGCCGCCTCACACCGCTGTTCACGCATACCGGGATCCACAGCCACAACAACACCGACACCGACGATGATGATGCCGATGCCGCCCCCAGCTTCGACTTCCTGGACGTCCTCGACGAGCCGTGTACCGTCATCATCGACACCAGCGGCTACCACGACGACCCCCGGAAGCTCCTGACGATCACGCTCATCTCGGAGCTGTGGCGGGCGCTGAAGCGCCGCCAGGCGCTCGCCGACCCGGGCGTGGCCCTCCCGCAGGTCAACCTGTTCGTCGAGGAGGCCGCCGACGTCGCCAGCTTCGACGTCCTCACGGACCTGCTCTCGAAGGGCCGCAGCTTCGGCGTCGGCGTCACCCCCATCCTCCAGTTCCCCGAGCAGGTCCGCGAGGAGAGCCTCCGCGCCTACCTCGAGCTCCACAAGGACATCGGCACGCACATCACCGGGCCTCTCAACGACGCCGACGACCTCGCGAGCGTCTACAAGACCAGCGACCGCGACGCCGAGGAGATGGCCACCCGCATCGCGAGTCTCGACCGCGGCGAGTGGCTCGTCCGCCTCGACGCCCCCTACATGGAGGGCCGGCCCCGACCCCTCGTCTGTGAATCCCGGGCGCTCCCGCCCGGCCACCCCGAGGGCGACGCCCCCCTCTCCGACCGCGAGGAGACGGACTACGAGGCCCGGAACACGCTCATGGAGACGCGGATGTACCGCGAGTACGGCCTCGCCGTCAGCGAGTACGCGCCCTCGGCCGCCGAGGACCCCGACGCGGGCGAATCCATCGACATCGACATCGAGGCGTTCGAACACGCCTTCGACACCACCATCCCGCACACCGAGCGGCTCCCTGACTGTGTCACCTACCGGCCGGAGCCGCCGTATCCGCTGTTCTGTACGAACTGCGAGACGCGACACGCGCCCAACACCCGCGGCATGGAGAACGCGATTACGTGCTGTCACGACCTCGCGTCGGTCGACCGCGAGGACATCCCCATCACGAACCTCGATCTCCGCTTGACCGCCGCCGAGCGCCGCGCCAGCGACTACAGCGACGCCCAGCTGCGCTTCCTCTGTGCCGTCTACATGGCCCACCAGCGCCGCTTCGACGCCGACCTCGAGTACGACCCCGTCCACGACTCGATGCTCCGTCTCCAGGAGTACGTCGGCGTCGACAGCGACGCCGTCGACGCGCTCCGCGAGGACGGCCTCCTCAAACGCGACTGCACCCATCCCCATCGGCTCTACACGGTGACGCCCGAGGGCCGCGCCGAACTCCAGGTCGGCCACCGCGAGGGCGTCGCCCACGGCGACGGCAAGGGCGACCTCAGCGAGTCCAGCCTCCACGTCGCCATGATCGAGGCCGGCTGCCGCTGTCTCCGCCTGTGGTTCGTCGAGCCCGACGACGCACCCGGCGCCAGGATCAAGCGCTACTACGAGGTCGACGACGGCCGCCTCGACGCCGTCGTCGTCGACAGCGACGGCGACGTCGTCGTGACGCTGGAAGCCGAACTCTCCAATCACGACACGCGGCGGGCCGTCCCCGCCGACTTCGACAAGATGGCCGCCTGCGACCCCGACCACGCCATCTGGGTGGTCAAGAACCGCGCCGGCGCCCACGACGTCCTCCAGGCGCTCAACGACCCCGCCGAGGGCGACACCCGCGTCGAGAAGACCTACAGCGAGAACATGCGCCCCATCGACTTCTCGATCGACACCGCCGGAATGACTGACGTCTACACCTTCCAGAACCTCCGCGACGAACTCGACGCACCATAG
- a CDS encoding ATP-binding protein: MIDREREREWLASRLTTPDQQMLVIYGRRRVGKTTLVTEVLDDIEASSVYYLCDQRSTAHNAGAFAERCAEALDDVPPAVDEFEDVFEYLVRRVDGPFVVALDEFSSLVDGDDTIPSVFQRIIDEVIADTDISLVLLGSSISMMEEGVLSYESPLYGRQTGQWRLEPLTLGEAAGFFPETTPTDLVRIYSVLGGIPAYLEQFDPDRSLAENVERTVLSKGAFLYEEPEFLLRQELRNPTTYMSILEAIASGATRVTEIADEIGKESSSLSRYLQNLTRLALVERETPVTDPDGRGMYRLTDQYLRFWFRYAMPNRATLEQGDSGAIRRTVMETFPTHASWTFRDVCRQAVRSPSFPVACSRVGRWWYDEHEVDVAGVDEETETLLLGACKWTADPVDDSLLTALESIEPEVRWRGDDRSIAYALFSKAGFTEALRGRAETREDLWLFTPADVLELTT, from the coding sequence ATGATCGATCGGGAGCGTGAACGTGAGTGGCTCGCCTCACGGCTGACCACGCCGGACCAGCAGATGCTCGTGATCTATGGGCGACGGCGGGTCGGGAAGACGACGCTCGTCACGGAGGTCCTTGATGATATCGAGGCGTCGTCAGTCTATTACCTGTGTGACCAGCGAAGCACCGCCCACAATGCCGGGGCGTTCGCGGAGCGCTGTGCCGAGGCCCTCGACGACGTCCCGCCGGCCGTCGACGAGTTCGAAGACGTCTTCGAATACCTGGTCCGTCGGGTCGACGGCCCGTTCGTCGTCGCGCTCGACGAATTCTCGTCTCTCGTCGACGGAGACGACACTATCCCATCGGTCTTCCAGCGAATCATCGACGAGGTGATTGCTGATACCGACATCTCACTGGTCCTCCTCGGGTCGTCGATATCGATGATGGAAGAGGGCGTGTTGAGCTATGAGAGCCCACTATACGGGCGCCAGACGGGCCAGTGGCGACTGGAACCGCTCACGCTCGGCGAAGCCGCGGGATTCTTCCCGGAGACGACTCCGACCGACCTCGTCCGTATCTACAGCGTCCTCGGCGGCATCCCGGCGTACCTCGAACAGTTCGACCCTGATAGGTCGCTTGCTGAGAACGTCGAACGGACCGTCCTCTCGAAGGGCGCGTTTCTCTACGAGGAACCGGAGTTCCTGCTCCGACAGGAGCTTCGCAATCCGACGACGTACATGTCCATTCTCGAGGCGATCGCGAGCGGAGCGACCCGCGTCACCGAGATCGCCGACGAGATCGGGAAGGAATCGAGTAGCCTCTCTCGCTATCTCCAGAACCTCACCCGACTGGCGCTCGTCGAACGTGAAACACCGGTTACCGATCCCGACGGCCGTGGCATGTATCGACTGACCGACCAGTACCTCCGGTTTTGGTTTCGCTATGCCATGCCGAATCGGGCGACGCTCGAGCAGGGCGACAGTGGTGCGATCCGCCGGACGGTCATGGAGACATTCCCGACGCACGCGAGCTGGACGTTCAGGGACGTCTGCCGCCAGGCCGTGCGGTCGCCATCGTTCCCAGTAGCGTGTTCGCGCGTCGGCCGCTGGTGGTACGACGAACACGAGGTCGACGTCGCGGGGGTCGACGAGGAGACCGAAACCCTGCTGCTCGGTGCGTGCAAATGGACGGCCGACCCGGTCGATGACTCGCTGCTCACAGCCCTCGAATCGATCGAACCCGAAGTACGCTGGCGAGGCGACGACCGGTCCATCGCTTACGCCCTGTTCTCGAAAGCCGGGTTCACAGAGGCTTTGCGAGGGCGGGCCGAGACCCGCGAAGACCTCTGGCTTTTCACACCCGCTGATGTTCTCGAACTCACGACGTAG
- a CDS encoding cyclin family protein encodes MRDIGMLGANLHLPEHVQTDASHYLKAAKAERLPGGRMSWEALAGGAMLLATRKAGIERKPADVATYAKDSLDRVCAAARKIRMQTNVEAPPVRDRAVDQVGCCPR; translated from the coding sequence ATGCGCGATATCGGGATGCTGGGAGCGAACCTGCACTTGCCCGAGCACGTCCAGACCGATGCATCGCACTATCTGAAGGCCGCGAAGGCCGAGCGACTCCCGGGTGGTCGGATGTCCTGGGAGGCACTCGCGGGTGGTGCGATGCTGCTCGCAACGCGGAAGGCTGGCATCGAGCGTAAGCCAGCAGATGTGGCCACCTACGCGAAGGACTCGCTGGACCGGGTCTGTGCAGCAGCGCGGAAGATCCGGATGCAGACGAACGTGGAGGCGCCACCAGTGCGCGACAGAGCAGTCGATCAAGTGGGTTGCTGCCCTCGGTGA